TCAGTGTTTGGGGATGGGAGAGGCCAGGAGGGAGGGATTGCACATGGGCTCAAGAAAACTTttagggggagtggatgtggcttaagcagttgagctccttcttaccaacatgggaggtcccaggtttggttctcggtactccctaaaagaaaaacaaacaaaacaggtgaagaaaccaattcaggggaactgatttgactcagtggttgagtgccagcttcctccATATGAGGTCCAAGGCtcaattcccagcccctggtacctcaaaaaaacaaaaacctgttacagtgatgaatATGTTCACTCTCTTGATTGTGGTTTTGTGGATGTATACTAATATCAAAATTTATCAAATCGTGCACTTAAATATGTGGCATTTGATTGTATGTCAATCATACCTCAGtgaagctgatttttaaaaagtgggctctggagccacactgtctaggttcaaatcccagccctacCTTAAcctgctgtgtgatcttggacaagttatttgacctctttatgcctcagttttcttatgaGTAAATCTGGCTCAGTAATAGTACCGATCTTAgaggttgtgaggattaaaggcaTTAATCACATATAAAGTGAATAGAACAGTGCAAGGGCTCAGGAAACAATATTCTTATTGATGACACACAGTAAAATGAAATCATGCATCTGGGCCCTGGTGTGCCATGACAAATCTGTGCTGCTTCCTCTTCATGCAGAACCTTCTAGACCTGTGCTTCTTAAACTTGAATGTGCACATGACTCTCCTGGagattttgttaaaatgcaggtttTGTCTGTCTCTCTGGGCTAGAGGCTAAGATTCTGCATTTCTCACCAGCTCCCGAGTACTGCTGTCCCAGGCGCAGGACCACGTTCAGTAGTGAGGCTTTGACATCTGGGCACCCTCCCCTCTGTTGCCTGATGTCCTCACTGAAGTCACCACTGGTTTCTCAGAGGATGTCAGGCAGTGTCTTTCAGTGGTCACCTCTTCTCCTCCTGTCAGAGATAGTTCCTCACCCACTGAAGTAGGTCTCTAGCCAGAGGTCACCAGGGATGAGTTGTGCATCTTCCTCCCACTCACCCTTGATCCGTGGGGGTCTGCCGTGGGCCCCCAGCCTCCCTGTCTTGGCCCTGGCTTCCGTGCTGTATCAAGCCTGCTTCCTAGAACACTGGAACCTGGGGCCAAGACTGAATGTCAGTTTGATGCCTTAGGAGTGATGCTCTGTGTTTTCCAGGGGCAGAGGATCTCCAGGATGTCCCCACTGCCAGGGGCAGAGCTGGTCCAGAGGCCACTGCAGCTGTACAGATACCTGCTGCACTGTTGCCGGCAGTTGCCCACCAAGGGCATCCAAGAGCATTACAAGCATGCTGTCAGACAGGTGGGAGCAGGATTCCCTGGGCCTGGGAAGGGGGTcctctgggggcaggggaggatgtGTGTGTATGGTACAGTCTGATTAAAGCTCCAGGAATCTTAGCAAATACTCCTTTGGTAGGATCAGGTTGGGTCCTCTGTCCTCCCTCCAGTTTCTGGCCAGGAAACATAGGTGCATCATCCAGCACACCAGTGCTGCCAGGACTTGATGGGTAATGAAAGTCTAGTACGGGACACGACATCATTTTGGATGTGGTGGTGTTGGGAATGAAAAGGGAGGCAAGGCTtgcagggagaggagggggtttcacagtcctttaaaaaaaaaaactttttcaaaatatatttttattacagaagttgtgaacttaacaaaacagtcatgtacatgtgtagaattcccacacaacaccccttcaccaacacaccacaccatgtcACAGTCCTTTTTGAAGTGCCTTGAATGCTACACCAGGGAGCCTGAATCTCATGCTGTTTCTCCAGGGTGAACATCTGGGTAAAAGGCAAACAGCAGCCTCTGCTCCCAAGCCACCCTCCCCGTTGCCTCCTCCCCTTCCGTCCCCCTTTGCTTCTCCAGCACTGAGCCGAAGGAAGCCATCTCCTCCCTGTTGTGAGGCCCATGCAGAGATCCCACCCTGGGGAAGGCAGCTTCCTGTGAGGAGCAAATTAAGCAGAGACCTAAGTTTCTCTTTGGTCCCCACTACCTAGTAACCTTTGGGTGCATCTTGGTTCTGAGGCAGTTTGGGGGGGCGGGTCTTCCTTTTCACAGCTGCCCTGCTGGCTGGCAGGAGGGTGGGCTCTGCGGTCCAGTAGACTGGAATTCCAGTGCTAGCGCTGCTGCTTAGCGGCCAGTTAGGATTTCTGAGCCCCTATTTCCTTGTCTCTAAGTAGGATGATCATAGCAGGGTTAAGAGAGATGCTGAGCATAAAACAACCAGCAGTGGCCCATAGCTGGTGCTCTGATAGCTGCGGGTCCCATGAACCTAGTTATCTTTCTTTATGCTTAAACCTCCAGAGTTTCCGGGTCCATGCAGATGAAGACAACCCTGAGAGAATCCAGCAGATTATTAAAAGAGCCATTGAAGATGCCGACTGGATCATGAACAAAGTGCGTGCCTAGTTGCCTACTTCCATCTGCGAGCTGGGGCTGGTGGCTGTAATCTCCGTGGCCAGCAGGGGTCGCCCCTTGCCCACAGTTGAGAATGGTTGGGGCTGAGATGGTCCCGAGCCAGCTGCTCTCCTCTTCCAGAAGCCAAAAAGATGTCAGATGCCCTTTGAGGTTGCATTTATTTTCTGTAAGGGGATACCCTCAATCCCTAGAGGCAAATTTCTGCCTAACAGTGATGACTGAACTGAGATGGGGCAGTAGGCAGGAGAGAACAGTCTTCCTGGAAGCAAACGTGCCAGTGCAGTGCTGTGATGCTTCAGAAGTGACAAGCTCTCTTGGGAAGTGGTGAGCTCCCTGTCTCTAGGGCTATCCCCACTGAGGCAGGGTTATTGAGGAAACATTCAGGTATCCCCTATCTGGAAGAAGGGAGTGATTGTTGGTCCTTAAGCTTTGGTATTAAAACAACCTAGAGAGTTGGAGCATGCAAAGACCCATATCAGAATTTCCAGATGTGAGTctagggttcttttttttttttttaaatctcaatgATTGGACTAAATGGCCTCTCAGGATCCTCCTCTACCTGagattttgttttttcccttgaaCAATTCTCAGCTTAAAGAGAAGAATGGGTGCTCcacagttttcagttctaatGTCCCCAGTATCTTAGCTTCCTCCTTCTAtcccctttcttcctcccctgcacaaaatggcttcctcatctgtctgctcgttgtcagCTTGTCTCTGTgcgttgtctctgctcattgtgtctgctcatcgtctgctcatcttcttttaggagataccaggaacagaacctgggatctcccatgtgggaggcgggtacccaactgcttgagccacatccactcactgCTTGTATcaatttgtcttctttaggaggcaatggaaactgaacctggtacctctcatgtgggaggtgggtgcccaactgcttgagccacatctgctctctccaATCCCCTTTCCATTAAAGGAGAAAGTGGGTCCAGGCACTGACTAGCGAACTGTCCATCTAGTGCCTGCTGACAGGGTTTCACCACTGTAGGAGGACGGGTGAGGCCTGGATTTCTGCGGTTCTCCTCCTTTCCCCATAGCCTTCCCTCCTTGCTGGCTTCCCTCACCCACTTCTAATGCTCTCTCTGTCTTGcagtataaaaaacaaaactgagactCCAGAGCCCAAAGAAACATTTGAAGTCAAGAGACCCCGTTTCTGCTGGAACTAATCACTGGTATCAGCTTTGGACAATCCATTGGCCTTCCTGACTTGAGAGCAAGAAATCAGGGGAGGGAGAAGCTGACATTTGCTTCAATGGTTCTTACCATGATCATGTCTTCAGCATCCTTTATGTTTGCTTTTTCAGCTGCTTATGACATGAGATttgggaagaatttttttttttttatactttgcTCTGAAAGTGATTAATTTATTCTGGAGATCTCTTAAGAATgctttgagggaagtggacttggcccaatggatagggcatccgcctattgcatgggaggtccgtggttcaaaccccaggcctccttgacccctgtggagttgacccacgcacagtgctgatgcacgcaaggagtgccgtgccacacgggtgttccctgtgtaggggagcccaacgtgcaaggagtgcgccccataaggagagccatccagtgtgaaagaaagttcagcctgcccaggaatggtgctacacacatgaagagctgacacaacaagatgacacaacaaaaagagacagattcccagtgccgctgataaggatagaagtggtcacagaagaacacacagcgaatggacacagagagcagacaactgggggtggggggtgaggagggggagagaaataaagtaaaacaacaaaaaaagaatgctttGAGACTAGGAGCAGGGGTCCCCTCAGATGGTAACCTGTACAGAGGAGAGAGCATGGGTTTTAGAACCAGACAGAACAGGATTGGAATTCTAGCTTAGCTGCTTTACCACGGTAAGTATTACCTTCAAAGTTACATTCCTCCTGGCAAAATGGGGATTCTACAGTGGTGGTTGTGAGGGACAAATAAGATGAAGTCCAAGTGCCTAACGCAGGCTGTGGGACATGGTAGTGCCAGTTCCCTCTGGAGCCGCGCTATACTGCAGCTGCCTCTGCTCCCACTGTACTCTGCATCTCTGCCACAGTGCATGTCACGTCAGGACTGATTTTCATTTATTGCCCTACCCCTAGAAGCAGAGAAGACTGGTGTCCCCTCTCTGCTCACACCCCAGAGCCCTCCCAGCCGTGTGGTACCACACCCAGGATCTGCCAGGTGACCGCTCTTCTCAGATCACCTTCTCTTCATGCTCAGGGAAGTAGAAGCCATGGCTCTTACCTTCGAGAAGTTTAATAGTGTCCCAAAAGTGGTGAAATGGAAACTGCACAGAACAAGGAAGAATGCCAAAGTAGCTATGGTAGATGCCGACGTGTCCTGACTTCTGTGCACTGGAGATCTGTCTTGACTGGCTTTTCCCTGCTTTGCTCCTGTCTTGGAAGGGAGGAGAGCAACAGAGAAGGTCCAGGGAGATATGGCCCCAGGGAGATGTGGCCCAGTGGGGAGGCCTGGCAGGAGTCCTCGCTGGCCGTGGTTCTGCCATTGGGATGCTTTGCTAGCAGAGGACAAAGAATTGGAGAGGTCTTAGCTCTTCCCAAAGCCAGAGCAAGTGGAGCAGTCAGACGATACAGAGAGAAGTCACACTGGGACTTGGGTGTTCCTTccccgaggtcacacagccagaggGGTGAGCTAGCTTGTGTTTATGTCTTTGTGATTACGAGACTTAAGGCAACTCAGATACAACTATATGTACTCAGCTGACTAATAAATATTGAAGTAAATGTATCAGCTTGTGAAAGCACCACTCTCTTGTTAAATAATATGCACATTTATTTCCCAAACACAGATTGTTCCCCTACAGTGTGCTGTCAGACTAGGTGCTGAGGACTTAGAGATGAGTAAGACATAAAGCTGCCCTGCAGGAGTTCATTCTCCTGGGGGGATACCAGGTCCTGATAACACTTCTAGACAACACTTGATGAGGTCAGATTTGCCCCACCAGGGCAGAAGCAGCTGAAATCAGGGGGCCCACCCTCAGTTGGCAGGGGTGTATCTTGATCACAAGAGTGGGGTTGCTCATACTAAAGGCCTTTCACCACAGGATTGGTATGAGTGAAGGCTGGCCAGAGTTTGGGAGAGAGTGCTATAGAGAGAGACAGTGTCCCTTGTCTTTGACTGGCCCCTTCAGTTCACTGGTAAATCTATGATCCAGTTGCATCAACTCACCCAGGTGTCAGAGTGGGTGCCCAGTTCTGATGTGCCAGTCAGGGACCCACCAAATGGGACCAGTTGGCTCAAGCTCTGGCTTAGAGATCATGGGCCATGTGTTGGGTGTTCTCTACCAGCCCTGTGATGCCCCTGGGAAGTGCAGATGGAAGCACCGAGGTTAGGGAGGCAGGATAAAGTGTCAGGAGGAGGGGCCCTGTGTGAAGCCCAGGGGAGGCTCTCCCATTCTCAGCAGCTGCCTTCCTGCTCTGCCGTCAGACTCCTACCCCAACTGGACCCTGCACGGTTCATGCAGATGGGGAGGTCTTAGATCACTTGGCGTCA
This genomic stretch from Dasypus novemcinctus isolate mDasNov1 chromosome 21, mDasNov1.1.hap2, whole genome shotgun sequence harbors:
- the LYRM9 gene encoding LYR motif-containing protein 9, which produces MSPLPGAELVQRPLQLYRYLLHCCRQLPTKGIQEHYKHAVRQSFRVHADEDNPERIQQIIKRAIEDADWIMNKYKKQN